A part of Desulfobacter sp. genomic DNA contains:
- the cbiE gene encoding precorrin-6y C5,15-methyltransferase (decarboxylating) subunit CbiE — MNIVHVIGIGQGKSDLTASHLRRIREADLLVGGERHLALFSECTGETLAIKGDIPAVIGRIKDQMDAKKIVVLASGDPLFHGIGATLARSIPMERLRIHPNITAVGAAFAAICQPWHDAKLVSLHSRTGHEFGFPSLACENKVAFLTGPSKDPVFIGKQLMANGLDGFRVCVLENLGHPDKEKITWFTDYRLLAAGTFSHPNIVILIRAPLAPDQAAAKIVSHETYTGMPDDFFRHSRGLITKSEIRALSLSRLRLTQKDHVLWDIGSGSGSVGIEAAIQLPWGQVYAVEKNKTRLPDIIHNVKNFEQPNVKVVNLNFPEGHETLKTPDRIFIGGGGQGLDNILDCCCNRIKTGGIIVVNTVVMESMDTAMRTLTDKGFTPEMIQVQISRAKSMPYGNRLDALNPVWIISGRKPKL, encoded by the coding sequence ATGAATATTGTACATGTCATCGGCATTGGCCAGGGTAAGTCAGATCTGACCGCATCCCATCTGCGGCGTATCCGTGAAGCCGACCTTCTTGTCGGCGGTGAACGTCACCTTGCCCTGTTTTCAGAATGCACCGGCGAGACATTAGCCATAAAAGGGGATATTCCAGCGGTCATCGGCCGAATCAAGGACCAGATGGATGCCAAGAAAATAGTCGTTCTGGCCTCGGGAGACCCCCTGTTCCACGGCATCGGGGCAACACTGGCCAGATCCATTCCCATGGAACGGCTCAGGATTCATCCCAATATCACCGCGGTGGGCGCTGCCTTTGCCGCCATCTGCCAGCCCTGGCACGACGCAAAGCTCGTCAGCCTCCACAGCCGGACCGGCCATGAATTTGGCTTCCCTTCCCTGGCCTGTGAAAATAAGGTCGCCTTTTTGACCGGGCCCTCAAAAGATCCTGTATTTATCGGCAAACAATTGATGGCCAATGGATTGGATGGGTTCCGGGTATGTGTATTGGAAAATCTCGGCCACCCCGACAAAGAAAAGATAACCTGGTTCACCGATTACCGGCTGCTGGCGGCCGGCACCTTTTCCCATCCCAATATCGTTATTCTTATCCGGGCCCCGCTGGCCCCTGACCAGGCCGCCGCTAAAATTGTTTCACATGAAACATATACGGGAATGCCCGATGATTTCTTCCGGCACTCCAGGGGATTAATTACCAAATCCGAGATCAGGGCCCTTTCGCTGTCCAGGCTCCGGCTCACCCAAAAAGACCATGTGCTCTGGGATATCGGCTCCGGTTCGGGTTCAGTTGGAATCGAGGCCGCCATTCAGCTTCCCTGGGGACAAGTTTACGCCGTGGAAAAGAACAAAACCCGGTTGCCGGACATCATCCACAATGTAAAAAATTTTGAACAGCCCAACGTAAAGGTTGTTAACCTGAATTTCCCGGAGGGGCATGAAACCCTTAAGACACCGGACCGGATATTCATCGGCGGCGGGGGACAGGGGCTGGACAATATACTTGACTGCTGCTGCAACCGGATCAAAACCGGGGGCATCATCGTGGTGAACACCGTTGTCATGGAAAGCATGGATACCGCCATGCGTACCCTGACGGACAAGGGGTTCACCCCCGAGATGATTCAAGTCCAGATTTCACGGGCAAAGTCCATGCCCTACGGCAACCGGCTGGATGCTCTCAACCCTGTCTGGATCATATCCGGCAGAAAACCCAAACTATAG